From Lolium perenne isolate Kyuss_39 chromosome 5, Kyuss_2.0, whole genome shotgun sequence, a single genomic window includes:
- the LOC139831812 gene encoding uncharacterized protein gives MPLANTASDHVPCVVNIDTVIPKASIFRFESFWVDQPGFMDCVKKSWDTNSTKKYTSAIIAGKFKALRYALKHWHMNLSQLKFYIQHCNKAILILDNLEDQRPLFVTQFNFRKIVKLHLEKLLQIECNYWRKRCTVRWCHASKKPVVIMKLDFAKAFDTIEHEAIIQVMRHMGFDSKTIQWVKDILSSGTSKILLNGVPGKQFFCKRGVRQGDPLSPILYVLGSELLQIVINDDLAQGLLSLPIEVGDPDFPIVQYADDTLLILPAEIDQVVALKEILHKFSISTELKVNYHKSSMVPINVKEEEMQQLANAFGAKLPRSPSLIWIHPGILNQLNRILRQCLWRDNIDTPKQSLAAWEMLCKPKSKGGVGIVNFEKHNEALLLKFLDKFYNKADIPWVKLIWRTYYQATVPQAENLCGSFWWKDVCKFLEKYRQVATVLPGKGDTFMFWLDSWKFENSSTPLHERYPRIFSYALYEKLTAEEVYAAADITQLFHLPLSLQAFEELQELSANMRRNPLSVGNDSWTYSWGSTYTASKYYKHIHEHIQVMGIYKWIWKSSCIMKQKFFAWLLISDRLNTRDMLKRRHWKVTEDTHCELCFARAYEDRMHLFFECNFSQRVWAYLQIDWLQGSDIQTAAVRARLGFAKPFFMEVVILACWNIWKQRNDKIFQYQRPSFQGWKKGFVHDISMLVHRIKRKHLEQLVAWIGSLI, from the exons ATGCCTCTTGCTAATACTGCTTCAGATCATGTTCCATGTGTAGTTAATATTGATACTGTTATTCCAAAGGCTTCTATCTTTAGATTTGAAAGTTTTTGGGTAGACCAGCCAGGTTTCATGGATTGTGTGAAAAAATCATGGGATACTAACTCTACAAAGAAGTACACTTCTGCTATAATTGCTGGAAAATTTAAGGCATTAAGATATGCCTTGAAGCATTGGCACATGAACTTGTCCCAGTTAAAGTTCTATATTCAGCACTGTAATAAAGCTATTTTGATCTTGGATAATTTGGAAGATCAGAGGCCTCTTTTTGTCACACAATTCAACTTCAGGAAAATTGTCAAGTTACATTTGGAGAAGCTTTTGCAGATAGAATGCAATTATTGGAGAAAGAGATGTACAGTCAGATGG TGTCATGCTTCTAAGAAACCAGTAGTGATTATGAAGCTTGATTTTGCAAAGGCATTTGATACTATTGAGCATGAAGCAATTATTCAAGTGATGAGGCATATGGGGTTTGACAGTAAAACTATTCAGTGGGTCAAAGATATCCTTTCCTCTGGGACATCTAAAATTTTGTTAAATGGTGTGCCAGGAAAGCAATTCTTCTGTAAAAGGGGTGTGAGGCAAGGTGATCCTCTGTCACCAATCTTATATGTGCTGGGATCTGAGTTATTGCAGATAGTTATTAATGATGACCTTGCACAAGGTTTGTTGTCTCTGCCTATTGAGGTAGGAGACCCTGATTTTCCAATAGTTCAGTATGCAGATGATACCTTGCTCATCCTCCCAGCAGAAATTGATCAAGTGGTTGCTTTGAAGGAAATCTTACATAAATTCTCCATCTCTACTGAGCTGAAAGTTAATTATCATAAGTCTAGTATGGTTCCAATCAATGTGAAAGAAGAAGAAATGCAGCAGCTAGCTAATGCTTTTGGTGCCAAGTTGCCTCGCTCCCCTTCACTTATTTGG ATTCATCCTGGTATTTTGAATCAGTTAAATAGAATTCTTAGACAGTGTCTTTGGAGGGACAACATTGACACTCCTAAGCAGTCCTTGGCAGCTTGGGAAATGCTTTGTAAGCCCAAGAGTAAGGGAGGAGTTGGCATTGTTAACTTTGAGAAGCATAATGAAGCCTTGTTGTTGAAGTTTTTGGATAAGTTTTATAACAAGGCAGATATTCCATGGGTCAAGCTCATTTGGAGAACTTATTATCAGGCAACTGTCCCTCAGGCTGAGAATCTTTGTGGGTCTTTCTGGTGGAAAGATGTTTGTAAGTTCTTGGAAAAATATAGACAGGTGGCAACAGTTTTGCCTGGAAAGGGGGATACTTTTATGTTCTGGTTGGATAGTTGGAAGTTTGAGAACTCTTCCACTCCTCTACATGAAAGGTATCCAAGAATTTTCTCTTATGCTTTGTATGAGAAGCTCACTGCTGAGGAGGTATATGCAGCAGCTGACATTACACAGCTATTTCACCTGCCTCTCTCCCTACAAGCATTTGAGGAGTTACAGGAGTTGAGTGCTAATATGAGGAGAAATCCTCTGTCTGTGGGTAATGATTCTTGGACTTATTCCTGGGGAAGCACATATACTGCATCCAAATATTATAAGCACATTCATGAGCACATTCAAGTCATGGGAATTTATAAATGGATATGGAAATCGTCCTGCATTATGAAACAGAAGTTCTTCGCATGGCTCTTAATCAGTGATCGTCTAAACACTAGAGACATGCTGAAGAGGCGGCACTGGAAGGTTACAGAAGACACTCATTGTGAATTATGTTTTGCTAGAGCTTATGAGGACAGAATGCACTTGTTTTTTGAGTGTAATTTTAGTCAAAGGGTTTGGGCATATCTGCAGATAGATTGGTTGCAGGGCAGtgatattcaaacagcagcagtCAGAGCAAGATTGGGTTTTGCTAAACCTTTTTTCATGGAGGTGGTGATCCTTGCCTGTTGGAATATATGGAAGCAGAGAAATGACAAAATATTCCAGTATCAGaggccatcttttcaaggatggaAGAAGGGTTTTGTTCATGATATATCCATGCTTGTGCATAGGATTAAGAGGAAACACCTAGAACAACTAGTCGCCTGGATAGGCAGCCTCATTTAG